From one Variovorax sp. PBL-H6 genomic stretch:
- a CDS encoding ribonucleoside-diphosphate reductase subunit alpha → MQTAQNHPATPRAVSSTPQQARDKAGSPAGNALANYQIIRRNGAVVPFEPNKIAIAMMKAFLAVHGTQGAASASVRETVDTLTQGVVRAMLRSRPGGGTFHIEDVQDQVELGLMRGGHHEIARAYVLYRERRAQERSKQGEQEAPIAVSTLHVLDRGERVALDLNELKGLIASACAGLGESITDGPIVAETMRNLYDGVPLDEVYKASILAARTLIEKDPDYTFATARLLLHTIFKEVIGREVPAAERAQAYADYFPQFIKKGVDNELLDERLQQYDLARLGAALKPQRDLQFDYLGLQTLYDRYFLHVRKTRIELPQAFFMRVAMGLALNEIDREARAIEFYEVLSSFDFMSSTPTLFNSGTLRSQLSSCYLTTVPDDLDGIYESIKENALLSKFAGGLGNDWTRVRALGSHIKGTNGESQGVVPFLKVVNDTAVAVNQGGKRKGAVCTYLETWHLDIEEFLELRKNTGDDRRRTHDMNTANWIPDLFMRRVMEKGSWTLFSPSNVPDLHDKFGADFEAAYVAYEEKAARGEIKPSRTVQATDLWRKMLTMLFETGHPWITFKDACNVRSPQQHAGVVHSSNLCTEITLNTSDTETAVCNLGSVNLLQHLKDGKVDQEKLQRTVATAMRMLDNVIDINYYAVKKARDSNLRHRPVGLGLMGFQDALYELRIPYASQEAVQFADESMEAICYHAYWASTELARERGRYSSYKGSLWDKGVLPPDTLDLLEKARGGYVEVDRSSTLDWDALRQKIKADGMRNSNCVAIAPTATISNIIGVDASIEPCFGNLSVKSNLSGEFTVINHYLVRDLKRLGLWDDVMVMDLKHFDGSLRPIDRVPQDVKSLYATAFEVETTWLVEAAARRQKWIDQAQSLNIYMAGASGKKLDDTYKLAWLRGLKTTYYLRTQSATHAEKSTVQSGRLNAVSSGSMDAPSSGMSALEAAAAAAQAQLSAMPATDIAFCGVDDPTCEACQ, encoded by the coding sequence ATGCAAACTGCCCAGAACCATCCCGCCACGCCCCGCGCCGTTTCCTCGACGCCGCAACAAGCCCGTGACAAGGCCGGCTCGCCCGCCGGGAATGCGCTCGCCAACTATCAGATCATCCGCCGCAACGGCGCGGTCGTTCCCTTCGAGCCCAACAAGATCGCCATCGCGATGATGAAGGCCTTCCTCGCCGTGCACGGCACGCAGGGCGCCGCATCCGCCAGCGTGCGCGAGACAGTCGATACCCTGACCCAGGGCGTGGTGCGTGCCATGCTTCGCTCGCGCCCCGGCGGCGGCACCTTCCACATCGAGGATGTGCAAGACCAGGTCGAGCTGGGCCTGATGCGCGGCGGCCACCACGAGATCGCCCGCGCCTATGTGCTGTACCGCGAGCGTCGCGCGCAGGAGCGCTCGAAGCAGGGCGAGCAGGAGGCCCCTATCGCCGTCTCCACGCTGCATGTGCTCGACCGCGGGGAGCGGGTTGCGCTCGACCTCAACGAGCTCAAGGGACTGATCGCGTCCGCCTGTGCCGGCCTGGGCGAGAGCATCACCGACGGGCCGATCGTGGCCGAGACCATGCGCAACCTCTACGACGGCGTGCCGCTCGACGAGGTCTACAAGGCTTCCATCCTCGCCGCCCGCACCCTGATCGAGAAAGACCCTGACTACACCTTTGCGACCGCGCGCCTGCTGCTGCACACGATCTTCAAGGAAGTGATCGGCCGCGAAGTGCCGGCAGCCGAGCGCGCTCAGGCCTACGCCGACTACTTCCCGCAGTTCATCAAGAAAGGCGTCGACAACGAGCTGCTCGACGAACGGCTGCAGCAGTACGACCTGGCCCGCCTGGGCGCCGCGCTCAAGCCCCAGCGCGATCTGCAGTTCGACTACCTCGGCCTGCAAACCCTCTACGACCGCTACTTCCTGCACGTGCGCAAGACCCGCATCGAGCTGCCGCAGGCTTTCTTCATGCGCGTGGCGATGGGCCTCGCGCTGAACGAGATCGACCGCGAGGCGCGCGCGATCGAGTTCTACGAAGTGCTGTCCTCCTTCGACTTCATGTCCAGCACGCCCACGCTGTTCAACAGCGGCACGCTGCGCTCGCAGCTCTCGAGCTGCTACCTGACCACGGTGCCCGACGACCTGGACGGCATCTACGAGTCCATCAAGGAAAACGCCCTGCTCTCCAAGTTCGCAGGCGGCCTGGGCAACGACTGGACCCGCGTGCGCGCGCTGGGCAGCCACATCAAGGGCACCAACGGCGAATCGCAAGGCGTGGTTCCCTTCCTCAAGGTCGTGAACGATACCGCCGTCGCGGTCAACCAGGGCGGCAAGCGCAAGGGCGCGGTCTGCACCTACCTGGAAACATGGCACCTCGACATCGAGGAGTTCCTGGAGCTGCGCAAGAACACGGGCGACGACCGCCGCCGCACGCACGACATGAACACGGCGAACTGGATTCCTGACCTGTTCATGCGCCGCGTGATGGAAAAGGGCAGCTGGACGCTGTTCTCGCCCTCCAACGTGCCCGACCTGCACGACAAGTTCGGCGCCGACTTCGAGGCTGCCTACGTGGCCTATGAAGAGAAGGCCGCTCGCGGCGAGATCAAGCCCAGTCGCACGGTCCAGGCCACGGATCTCTGGCGCAAGATGCTCACGATGCTGTTCGAAACCGGCCATCCCTGGATCACCTTCAAGGACGCCTGCAACGTGCGCTCGCCCCAGCAGCATGCGGGCGTGGTCCACTCGTCCAATCTCTGCACCGAGATCACGCTCAACACCAGCGACACCGAAACGGCCGTCTGCAACCTGGGCTCGGTGAACCTGCTGCAGCACCTGAAGGACGGCAAGGTCGACCAGGAAAAGCTGCAACGCACGGTCGCGACCGCGATGCGCATGCTCGACAACGTGATCGACATCAACTACTACGCGGTCAAGAAGGCGCGCGACTCCAACCTGCGCCACCGCCCGGTCGGCCTGGGCCTGATGGGCTTCCAGGACGCCCTGTACGAGCTGCGCATCCCCTACGCCTCGCAGGAGGCAGTGCAGTTCGCCGACGAATCGATGGAAGCGATCTGCTACCACGCCTACTGGGCTTCGACGGAGCTGGCGCGCGAGCGCGGCCGTTATTCCAGCTACAAGGGATCGCTGTGGGACAAGGGCGTGCTGCCGCCCGACACGCTGGACCTGCTCGAGAAGGCGCGCGGCGGCTACGTCGAGGTCGACCGCTCGTCCACGCTGGACTGGGACGCGCTGCGCCAGAAGATCAAGGCCGACGGCATGCGCAATTCCAACTGCGTCGCCATCGCGCCGACCGCCACCATCTCCAACATCATCGGCGTGGACGCCTCGATCGAGCCCTGCTTCGGCAATCTCTCGGTCAAGTCCAACCTCTCCGGCGAGTTCACCGTGATCAACCACTACCTCGTGCGCGATCTCAAGCGCCTGGGCCTTTGGGACGACGTGATGGTGATGGACCTCAAGCACTTCGACGGCTCACTGCGCCCGATCGATCGCGTGCCGCAGGACGTGAAGTCGCTCTACGCGACCGCTTTCGAGGTCGAGACCACCTGGCTGGTCGAGGCCGCCGCGCGCCGTCAGAAGTGGATTGACCAGGCGCAATCGCTGAACATCTACATGGCCGGCGCCTCGGGCAAGAAGCTCGACGATACCTACAAGCTCGCGTGGCTGCGCGGCTTGAAGACCACCTATTACCTGCGCACGCAGAGCGCCACGCACGCCGAGAAGTCGACGGTGCAATCAGGTCGCCTCAATGCGGTGTCCTCGGGCTCGATGGATGCGCCTTCATCGGGCATGAGCGCGCTCGAAGCAGCCGCGGCGGCTGCGCAAGCGCAGCTCAGCGCAATGCCCGCGACCGACATCGCCTTCTGCGGCGTTGACGATCCGACGTGCGAAGCATGCCAGTGA
- the ampD gene encoding 1,6-anhydro-N-acetylmuramyl-L-alanine amidase AmpD, which yields MAAAPTTDAPGNELWQDGWYRFARSLRSPNFGPRPPGAQIDLIVLHSISLPPGRYGGDEVQRLFTNQLDWNAHPYFDSIRGLEVSAHFYVRRNGELWQFVSCDERAWHAGPSFWRGRANCNDDSIGIELEGQEGERFELAQYETLASLCPAIAQRYAIAFVAGHEHIAPNRKADPGGGFDWLLLQQQLGWQRAMFPDTVMAR from the coding sequence ATGGCAGCGGCACCGACGACTGACGCGCCCGGCAACGAGCTCTGGCAGGACGGCTGGTACCGATTCGCCCGATCGTTGCGCTCGCCCAACTTCGGCCCGCGCCCACCAGGCGCGCAGATCGACCTGATCGTGCTGCACTCCATCAGCCTCCCGCCCGGGCGCTATGGCGGCGACGAGGTGCAGCGGCTCTTCACGAACCAGCTGGACTGGAATGCGCATCCCTATTTCGACAGCATCCGCGGCCTCGAGGTCTCGGCCCATTTCTACGTGCGCCGCAACGGCGAGCTCTGGCAGTTCGTGAGCTGCGACGAGCGCGCCTGGCATGCCGGACCCTCGTTCTGGCGCGGCCGCGCCAACTGCAACGACGATTCGATCGGCATCGAGCTCGAGGGCCAGGAGGGCGAGCGCTTCGAGCTCGCGCAATACGAAACGCTTGCCAGTCTTTGTCCCGCCATCGCGCAGCGCTACGCCATCGCCTTCGTCGCGGGCCATGAACACATTGCGCCAAACCGCAAGGCGGACCCGGGCGGTGGCTTCGACTGGCTGCTTCTGCAACAGCAGCTGGGCTGGCAACGCGCGATGTTCCCCGACACGGTCATGGCGCGCTGA
- a CDS encoding sigma-54-dependent transcriptional regulator — translation MSSPNPPAPRPAQILVVDDEPDLRTLYELTLLREGYRVEAAGSVSEAREHLDAGRFDAVITDMRLPDGLGMEILQRIQQEQRSERCVVMTAYGSAENAVEALKAGAFDYLTKPVDLKQFRTVVASAVQARGAPARPVRQAEGNGTKLAATIGNVGTAALERLVGNSEPMRQVKSRIAKVARGMAPVLVRGESGTGKELAARAVHACSQRSDGPFVAVNCGAIPENLLEAEFFGARKGSYTGSSQDRDGYFQAARGGTLFLDEIGDLPLAMQSKLLRAIQERSVRPIGSTQEDAVDVRIVSATHKDLQAEVQAGRFRQDLFYRLNVIEIAVPALRERREDLPALCEALLARIARDAGMPIPALSPDVLHRLSQHPLNGNVRELENLLHRAVALSDGDVLHIDVSSGAALLEPASTPPATVVQAPAEQSPAAPLASKPASVPSDLQSYLDQQEREILVRALQDSGFNRTAAAARLGLSLRQIRYRIARLGIATPGGDDNNGSGTDD, via the coding sequence GTGAGCAGCCCCAATCCGCCCGCGCCGCGCCCCGCCCAGATCCTGGTCGTCGACGACGAGCCCGACCTGCGCACGCTCTACGAGCTCACGCTGCTGCGCGAGGGCTACCGCGTCGAGGCGGCAGGCAGCGTGTCGGAAGCACGCGAACACCTGGACGCGGGCCGCTTCGATGCCGTGATCACCGACATGCGCCTGCCCGACGGGCTGGGCATGGAGATCCTGCAGCGCATCCAGCAGGAGCAGCGCAGCGAGCGCTGCGTGGTGATGACCGCCTACGGCTCGGCAGAGAACGCGGTCGAGGCCCTGAAGGCGGGCGCCTTCGACTACCTGACCAAGCCGGTGGACCTGAAGCAGTTCCGTACCGTCGTGGCTTCGGCGGTACAGGCGCGGGGCGCGCCCGCGCGGCCAGTGCGCCAGGCAGAGGGCAACGGCACCAAGCTGGCAGCGACCATCGGCAACGTCGGCACGGCGGCGCTCGAAAGGCTGGTCGGCAACTCCGAGCCGATGCGTCAGGTCAAGTCCCGCATTGCCAAGGTCGCGCGCGGCATGGCCCCGGTGCTCGTACGCGGCGAGTCCGGCACCGGCAAGGAGTTGGCGGCGCGGGCGGTGCATGCGTGCAGCCAGCGCAGCGATGGCCCCTTCGTCGCGGTCAACTGCGGTGCCATTCCCGAGAACCTGCTCGAGGCCGAATTCTTCGGCGCCAGAAAAGGCTCCTATACCGGTTCCTCGCAGGACCGCGACGGCTATTTCCAGGCCGCCCGCGGCGGCACGCTCTTCCTCGACGAGATCGGCGACCTGCCGCTTGCGATGCAGTCCAAGCTGCTGCGCGCGATCCAGGAACGCAGCGTGCGGCCGATCGGCTCGACGCAGGAAGACGCCGTCGACGTGCGCATCGTGAGCGCCACGCACAAGGACCTGCAGGCCGAGGTGCAGGCCGGCCGCTTCCGCCAGGACCTTTTCTATCGTCTCAACGTGATCGAGATCGCGGTGCCGGCGCTGCGCGAGCGCCGCGAGGACCTGCCGGCGCTCTGCGAGGCGCTGCTGGCCCGGATAGCGCGCGACGCCGGCATGCCGATCCCGGCACTGTCGCCCGACGTGCTGCACCGGCTGTCGCAGCACCCGCTCAACGGCAATGTGCGCGAGCTCGAAAACTTGCTGCACCGGGCCGTCGCCCTGAGCGACGGCGATGTGCTGCACATCGATGTCTCCAGCGGCGCTGCGCTGTTGGAGCCGGCGAGCACGCCGCCCGCGACTGTGGTGCAGGCACCGGCCGAACAATCGCCGGCCGCGCCGCTTGCGTCGAAGCCCGCCTCGGTCCCGAGCGACCTGCAAAGCTATCTGGATCAGCAGGAACGCGAGATCCTCGTGCGCGCGCTGCAGGACAGCGGGTTCAACCGCACCGCAGCCGCGGCGCGACTGGGCCTCAGCCTGCGGCAGATCCGCTATCGCATTGCGCGCCTCGGCATTGCGACGCCCGGTGGCGACGACAACAATGGCAGCGGCACCGACGACTGA
- a CDS encoding two-component system sensor histidine kinase NtrB yields MSTFLWSRAETRTDWTPLDQAPGRESSALLRLWRGFVTARSCVAVVLLLLQALVLALGQAVQPIVVALTGGYVVATLLVARYAHFQPPVRRFGTAWLSTIGVDLVVFSALQLLQVGSINYTPLFALPVLMGAVLGSGAVGLGTTAIVTLLLLAHAGWYWLQQQAEPSARFVQAALTGTGLFVVALLAHELARRLMREEALAHRNRGTAQMHALVNDLVIETLSEGVLVIDAKGQVHAANPAADAILGQGLAQLELPFTLGTQPAWMPLAAIARNTFARRSPQSREIPIAQAQGAPREVRVRTRLTRAADRGIESLCVMFLQDLRELEARIRTEKLAAMGRMSAAVAHEIRNPLAAITQASALLGEDLVDPGHRRLTTMVQQNAQRLSRIVDDVLDVARARQQRVLPLGEQLVLDPTVRTLAEEWVRQTQRQGVLLVLEAPGSVVRFDIEHLRRILVNLLDNAARYAGARDGSIQVATRLNAAGRASLQVWSDGAPLEPAVQRHLFEPFFSSESRSSGLGLYLCRELCERHGATIGYERRALPAGGPEGNEFAVVFMPGEVGLTQ; encoded by the coding sequence ATGAGCACTTTCCTCTGGTCGCGCGCAGAGACCAGGACCGACTGGACGCCGCTCGACCAGGCGCCCGGCCGCGAAAGCTCGGCCCTGCTGCGCTTGTGGCGCGGCTTCGTGACCGCGCGCAGCTGCGTCGCCGTCGTGCTGCTGCTACTCCAGGCCCTCGTGCTGGCGCTAGGACAGGCCGTGCAGCCGATCGTCGTTGCGCTGACGGGCGGCTATGTGGTCGCCACTCTGCTGGTCGCGCGCTATGCGCACTTCCAGCCGCCGGTGCGGCGCTTCGGCACGGCCTGGCTGTCGACGATCGGCGTCGACCTGGTGGTCTTCAGCGCACTGCAGCTGCTGCAGGTGGGCAGCATCAACTACACGCCGCTGTTCGCCCTGCCGGTGCTGATGGGCGCCGTGTTGGGCAGCGGAGCCGTCGGCCTGGGCACCACGGCCATCGTCACCCTGCTGCTGCTGGCGCATGCCGGCTGGTACTGGCTGCAGCAGCAGGCAGAACCTTCGGCGCGCTTCGTGCAGGCCGCGCTGACCGGCACCGGCCTGTTCGTGGTGGCGCTGCTGGCGCACGAGCTGGCGCGGCGCCTGATGCGCGAGGAGGCATTGGCGCATCGCAACCGGGGCACGGCGCAGATGCATGCCCTGGTGAACGACCTCGTGATCGAAACGCTCAGCGAAGGCGTGCTCGTGATCGACGCCAAGGGCCAGGTGCACGCAGCCAACCCCGCGGCCGACGCGATCCTCGGGCAGGGACTGGCCCAACTCGAGCTGCCCTTCACGCTGGGCACGCAGCCGGCCTGGATGCCACTGGCCGCGATTGCGCGCAATACCTTCGCGCGGCGCTCACCGCAGTCGCGCGAGATCCCGATCGCGCAGGCCCAAGGCGCGCCGCGCGAGGTGCGGGTGCGCACCCGGCTCACGCGCGCGGCCGATCGCGGTATCGAGAGCCTGTGCGTGATGTTCCTGCAGGATCTGCGCGAGCTCGAGGCACGCATTCGCACCGAAAAGCTCGCGGCCATGGGGCGCATGTCGGCCGCGGTCGCGCACGAGATCCGCAACCCACTTGCCGCCATCACCCAGGCCAGCGCGCTGCTGGGCGAGGACCTGGTCGATCCGGGTCATCGGCGGCTGACGACCATGGTCCAGCAGAACGCACAGCGCCTGTCGCGCATCGTCGACGACGTGCTCGACGTCGCGCGGGCTCGTCAACAGCGCGTGCTGCCGCTGGGGGAGCAGCTGGTGCTCGATCCGACAGTGCGCACGCTGGCCGAGGAGTGGGTGCGGCAAACGCAGCGCCAGGGCGTGTTGCTGGTCCTCGAGGCGCCCGGCAGCGTGGTGCGCTTCGACATCGAGCACTTGCGGCGCATCCTGGTGAACCTGCTCGACAACGCGGCGCGCTACGCCGGCGCGCGCGACGGCTCGATCCAGGTGGCGACGCGGCTGAACGCTGCCGGTCGCGCCAGCCTTCAGGTGTGGAGCGATGGTGCGCCGCTCGAGCCCGCGGTGCAGCGCCATCTGTTCGAGCCCTTCTTTTCGTCCGAGAGCCGCTCCAGCGGCCTCGGCCTCTATCTGTGCCGCGAGCTGTGCGAGCGCCATGGCGCCACCATCGGCTACGAGCGCCGCGCCCTGCCTGCAGGCGGGCCGGAGGGAAATGAATTCGCCGTCGTCTTCATGCCAGGCGAAGTCGGGCTGACACAATAG
- a CDS encoding PP0621 family protein produces MKYLLVLAIILVAVWLWRKGRREELQSRTPPRPPAPPPDSIGPPQAMLRCAHCGLHLPASDALRGADGTAYCSAAHRRAATH; encoded by the coding sequence ATGAAATACCTGCTGGTCCTCGCGATCATCCTGGTGGCGGTATGGCTCTGGCGCAAGGGGCGGCGCGAAGAGCTGCAGTCGCGCACGCCGCCGCGCCCTCCTGCGCCTCCACCGGACAGCATCGGGCCTCCGCAAGCCATGCTGCGCTGCGCGCATTGCGGGCTGCACCTGCCGGCCAGCGACGCGCTGCGCGGTGCCGATGGCACGGCGTACTGCAGCGCGGCGCATCGCAGGGCGGCAACGCACTGA
- a CDS encoding cytochrome C assembly family protein: MILAIPSPLGVALGIATAAAYGATAAASSLLGRPSTQWMLGLAWVLHACVLAWSLVGGDPRFGFAPALSVTGWLVMTVYAIESRLYPQLKVRRVLAVLGAAAVLLAMIFPGTPLHVSASPWLPLHLALGIASYGLFGAAVIHAWLMTRAEKQIRLATEPQAGVPLLTMERLTFRFVTAGFVLLSATLLAGLLFSEQLYGANARGWKWDHKTVFSVLAWISFAVLLIGRARFGWRGRTARRVLYAGAALLLLAYVGSRFVLEVVLGRAAT, translated from the coding sequence ATGATTTTAGCGATCCCCTCTCCACTCGGCGTGGCGCTGGGCATCGCCACCGCCGCCGCCTACGGCGCCACTGCCGCAGCCTCTTCCTTGCTCGGGCGGCCTTCCACGCAATGGATGCTCGGCCTGGCCTGGGTGCTGCACGCCTGCGTGCTCGCCTGGTCGCTGGTCGGCGGCGACCCGCGCTTCGGCTTCGCACCGGCGCTGTCGGTGACCGGGTGGCTGGTGATGACCGTCTACGCGATCGAAAGCCGCCTCTATCCGCAACTCAAGGTTCGGCGCGTGCTCGCGGTGCTGGGCGCGGCGGCCGTGCTGCTCGCGATGATCTTTCCGGGTACGCCACTGCACGTCTCGGCCTCGCCCTGGCTGCCCTTGCACCTGGCGCTGGGCATCGCCTCGTACGGACTGTTCGGCGCGGCGGTCATCCACGCCTGGCTCATGACGCGCGCCGAGAAGCAGATCCGGCTGGCCACCGAACCGCAGGCGGGCGTGCCCCTGCTCACCATGGAGCGGCTGACCTTTCGCTTCGTGACCGCCGGCTTCGTGCTGCTGTCGGCCACCCTGCTCGCCGGGCTGCTGTTCAGCGAGCAGCTATACGGCGCCAATGCGCGAGGCTGGAAATGGGACCACAAGACCGTGTTCTCGGTGCTTGCCTGGATCAGCTTCGCGGTGCTGCTGATCGGGCGGGCACGCTTCGGCTGGCGTGGCCGCACCGCGCGACGCGTGCTCTATGCCGGCGCCGCCCTGCTGCTGCTGGCCTATGTGGGGTCGCGCTTCGTGCTCGAGGTGGTACTGGGGCGCGCAGCGACATGA
- the ffh gene encoding signal recognition particle protein has protein sequence MASALTEKFSRLVKQVSGQARITEANVQDMLREVRMALLEADVALPVVRDFVARVKDKAMGQEVLGSLKPGQALVGIVNRELAATMGEGVADINLVAQPPAVILMAGLQGAGKTTTTAKLAKHLIEKRKKKVLTVSGDVYRPAAIEQLKTVTKQAGAEWFPSTPDQKPLDIARAALDHARRHFFDVLLVDTAGRLAIDEVLMNEIQQLHAALNPVETLFVVDAMQGQDAINTAKAFKEALPLTGIVLTKTDGDSRGGAALSVRQVTGVPIKFAGVSEKIDGLEVFDAERHAGRILGMGDIVALVEQVTAGVDVAAAQKLAAKVKSGAGFDLNDFLGQLQQMKQMGGLSSIMDKLPQQLAAKATDADMNRAERDIRRKEGIINSMTPLERRKPELLKATRKRRIAAGAGVQVQEVNRLLNEFEQMQQMMKKMKGGGLMKMMKRMGGMKGLPGMGGGGGGMPRF, from the coding sequence ATGGCCAGCGCCCTCACCGAAAAATTCTCACGCCTCGTCAAGCAGGTCAGCGGACAGGCCCGCATCACCGAAGCCAATGTGCAGGACATGCTGCGCGAGGTGCGCATGGCCCTGCTGGAGGCCGACGTCGCACTCCCAGTGGTGCGCGACTTCGTGGCCCGCGTCAAGGACAAGGCGATGGGCCAGGAGGTGCTGGGCTCGCTCAAGCCCGGCCAGGCGCTCGTGGGCATCGTCAACCGCGAGCTCGCCGCGACCATGGGCGAAGGCGTGGCAGACATCAACCTGGTGGCGCAACCGCCCGCCGTGATCCTGATGGCCGGCCTGCAGGGCGCCGGCAAGACCACCACCACGGCCAAGCTGGCCAAGCACCTGATCGAGAAGCGCAAGAAGAAAGTGCTCACCGTCTCGGGCGACGTGTATCGGCCGGCGGCCATCGAGCAGCTCAAGACCGTCACGAAACAGGCCGGGGCCGAGTGGTTCCCGAGCACGCCCGACCAGAAGCCGCTCGACATCGCCCGCGCGGCGCTCGATCACGCCCGGCGCCATTTCTTCGATGTGCTGCTGGTCGACACGGCCGGACGCCTCGCCATCGACGAGGTGTTGATGAACGAGATCCAGCAACTGCACGCGGCGCTGAACCCTGTCGAGACGCTGTTCGTGGTCGACGCGATGCAGGGACAGGATGCGATCAATACCGCCAAGGCCTTCAAGGAGGCGCTGCCGCTGACCGGCATCGTTCTCACCAAGACCGACGGCGACTCGCGAGGCGGCGCCGCGCTGTCGGTGCGGCAGGTGACGGGTGTGCCGATCAAGTTCGCGGGTGTCAGCGAAAAGATCGACGGCCTGGAGGTATTCGACGCCGAGCGCCATGCCGGTCGCATCCTCGGCATGGGCGACATCGTGGCGCTCGTCGAGCAGGTCACGGCCGGCGTCGACGTCGCCGCGGCACAGAAGCTGGCTGCCAAGGTCAAGAGCGGCGCGGGCTTCGACCTGAACGACTTCCTCGGCCAGCTGCAGCAAATGAAGCAGATGGGCGGGCTGTCCAGCATCATGGACAAGCTGCCGCAGCAGCTGGCCGCCAAGGCCACCGATGCCGACATGAACCGCGCGGAGCGCGACATCCGGCGCAAGGAGGGCATCATCAACAGCATGACGCCGCTGGAGCGGCGCAAGCCGGAGCTGCTGAAGGCCACCCGCAAGCGGCGCATCGCGGCCGGGGCGGGGGTGCAGGTTCAAGAGGTGAACCGGCTGCTCAACGAGTTCGAGCAGATGCAGCAGATGATGAAGAAGATGAAGGGCGGCGGTTTGATGAAGATGATGAAGCGCATGGGCGGCATGAAGGGGCTGCCTGGCATGGGCGGAGGCGGGGGCGGCATGCCGCGCTTCTGA